GCGACGCATTCGCCATTCACAGCATCGACTTGAATTTGGCTCCCGGCGACTTGTTTGGTTTCATCGGCCCCAACGGCGCCGGAAAAACGACAACGATGCGGATCATCGCAACGCTGTTGGAACCCAGTTGGGGTGAGGCCTACGTGTGTGACCACAGCGTTCACACCCAGCCCAAGGAGATACGTCGATTGGTTGGGTACATGCCCGACTTTTTCGGCGTCTACGACGACATGACGGTCGTCGAATACCTGGAATTCTTCGCCGCGTCGTATCGCATCAAGGGAACGGATCGCCGCAAACGTGTCGACGAAATGTTGGACATCGTCGACCTGGATTTCAAACGCGACGCCTACGCCAACACGCTGTCCCGAGGCCAAACGCAGCGTTTGGGTCTGGCACGAACACTGTTGCATGACCCCCAGGTCTTGTTATTGGATGAACCACTGAGCGGCCTGGATCCGCGTGCCCGAATCGAGATGCGGAATCTGCTTCGCAAACTGGGCCAGTTGGGCAAAACGATCATCGTCAGCAGCCACATCCTGCCCGAACTTGCCGATGTCTGTAACAAGGTCGGTATCATCGACAAAGGCGAAATGAAACAGAACGCGACCAAGGACGAAGTGATTCGAATGGTCCGCGAACACACGGTTCTGGAAATCCAACCATCGGTCCGCGATCAGATGTCACGAATCGGCGAATTGCTGGAACATCATGACAAGATCCAGGGCATCGAAACCGGCGACGACATGTTGCGAGTGGTGCTAAAACGTGACGTCACCGATTACGCCGATCTGCCACGTTTGTTGATCGAAAACGGAATCGATCTGAAACGCTTTACCGAAGAAGAACTGGACTTGGAATCGGCCTTCATGGCCTTGACCAAAGGCACCAGCACGCGGATGTGATCTGCTGTTGATCGTTGGCCGTCTCAGGCCGGCAAATCAGATCTTGGCCAGTCGCAGAACAAACTGTTCCAACAACATTCGGTCACGACCTTCTTGGCTGTGGGTCCCCTTCAAACGCAGGTCGGCGTCCAATAGCCAAGGCAGCAACCGATTGGCTCGTTCACGGCCTAACGACTTCAGTTGCTTCTTGGCACGTTGGATGTCACCCGGTCGGTGAATCCCCGCCGCCGCAATTGCGTCTTCCAACCGCCACACGCGGCCTTCCTTTTCGCGATGCAACACCACCGATGTCGCCATGCCCAACCGCCGCAGCCACCATGCGATCTGGGGCAACAATGCGATCGGTCGTTGTCCGCCACTGATCAACTTGTCCAGTTGGCGTAACGCTTCGGCCGCATCCCCAGCCGCAATGGCATCGGTGATTTGCCAGATGGTTTGGCCCTGCCAGCCGGCCACAATCTTTTCAACCAACGCTTCATCGATCGTGTCGCCAGGATTCTGATAGACCGCCAGCTTCGCGATCTCGGTTTCCAGCATGCCGATTTCTTCGCCCAACATTTCGATCAGTCGATCCGCCGCTCCGGCGGCCAACTTGCACCCGTGTCGACGCGCGATG
The Crateriforma spongiae DNA segment above includes these coding regions:
- a CDS encoding ABC transporter ATP-binding protein; translated protein: MIKTVDLTKKYGDAFAIHSIDLNLAPGDLFGFIGPNGAGKTTTMRIIATLLEPSWGEAYVCDHSVHTQPKEIRRLVGYMPDFFGVYDDMTVVEYLEFFAASYRIKGTDRRKRVDEMLDIVDLDFKRDAYANTLSRGQTQRLGLARTLLHDPQVLLLDEPLSGLDPRARIEMRNLLRKLGQLGKTIIVSSHILPELADVCNKVGIIDKGEMKQNATKDEVIRMVREHTVLEIQPSVRDQMSRIGELLEHHDKIQGIETGDDMLRVVLKRDVTDYADLPRLLIENGIDLKRFTEEELDLESAFMALTKGTSTRM
- the holA gene encoding DNA polymerase III subunit delta, which encodes MPVRHAFDWLPENESSGGEQELPDVVVVSGGDATLRSWVISELSREGDRTQFDGEAVRWNDLRDDLQTASLFDMGEKRTIVVRDADKFLSAHRGELEAYVARPSSANRFVLELGSLASNTRIYKAVVKDHLLVACSSSPDKKLGVTAAGRRKFLTGYIARRHGCKLAAGAADRLIEMLGEEIGMLETEIAKLAVYQNPGDTIDEALVEKIVAGWQGQTIWQITDAIAAGDAAEALRQLDKLISGGQRPIALLPQIAWWLRRLGMATSVVLHREKEGRVWRLEDAIAAAGIHRPGDIQRAKKQLKSLGRERANRLLPWLLDADLRLKGTHSQEGRDRMLLEQFVLRLAKI